CCGTAAGAACAGATAGCCTTTCCTGTCTTAATTCATTCCTTATGCCCCTTATTTCGACCTTTAAATCCTCTATTTCTTCGGGTGCACTAAATTGGGAAAATAGATTTTCTTTGGGTTTTTCAATCTCTGCTTGAGGCACAGCGATTTGGGGAATAGCTACTTGGGGTGCTACTTGGGGTGCTACTTGGGGTAAGGCCGCTTTTGGCAATTCCTCTGGTAGTTTAAAAATGTCTTTAAATCCCTTCATTTCATCGGGAGATAAGGGTTTTTTTTCAATCCTCTTTTCAATTGGTCTATCCACATCGTGCAAAAATCTTTCTCCTGGCTTTAAAATAAACCTCTTTCCCTCAGCTAAAATATCAAGCTCTCCCTCAAATAGGTCAGTGATGGTTTTCTTTCCCAAAACATCAATAGAAAATATGGTTCCCCGAAGCCCCATCACTGTGGTTGGTGTTTCAACTGAGGTCTCCTTTTCCTTTAGCCTTTTTATCCGAAACCAGACCTTGCCAAAAAAGACACTAAATACATCCTTTTTTTCACTTAAAGCCTTTACTACGAAGGTGACATTGGAATCTATTTTTATAACATCATCTTCCCTTTTTATCTCACATTTTGCATCCTCACTGGTTCTTATCTGGTCTCCCTCTTTAATAACCATATTAAGAGATGCCTTTGTCCACTCTGTTTTATCTTTTGGTTTTACAAGGATATCGCCGACAAAAAAGGAAAGGGTAAAATCCTCACAAAATATAAGGCTGGTAAACAATAAAGAAAAGAAAATTATTTTTTTCATTTATCCTTTAAACATTATATTCTTAATGTATTTTTTTGTCAAATGGTTATTTATCTTATCCATCATCTCCTTTTTTAAGAATAAAAGCTCCCTTGCCCAGACAGGGCTATCAAGCTTTATAAAGAGGATTCTATCTTCAATATGATACGATTTTATGTGTGCCATTATCCTTTTATCAAATATCTCTGGTAATATGGAAATAACCCTTTGCTCTAAAAAGGCATCCTCCAAGCCAGCCGCCTTTAATACCCTATCAAGAACAACATCAATTTTTTCTATTTTCTTTGTTCTTCTCATATTCAGAAATCCAATCTGCTATTTTATCACAGGAAACCTCAAATTGCAGATTCTTTTCCATATCCTTTATTCCCACCCCACCCTCTTTTATTTCATCACCAACAATTATTGTATAGGATGCATTTTTTGATGCCTCTTTGAATTGTGTTTTTAAAGCCTTTGGGTTATAATCCATAAACAAAGAGAATCCTTCCTTCCTTAATGTATTGCCTAAAGAGAATGCTTCATTAAAGTAATTTGGAAGATATGCAATGTAAATGTCGTATTTAGAGGTTATTATAGGTTTTTCCTTTAAGCTTAACATTAACCTTTCTACACCAAAGGAGCATCCAATGGCTGGTGTAGGTCTTCCTCCAAGCTCTTCAATAAGATTATCATACCTTCCTCCACCACATATACCATTTTGTGAGCCAAGGCAGGGATTTATTATCTCAAACACTGTCCTTGTATAGTAATCCAAGCCACGAACAAGCCTTGGTTCAATTTTATAACCTACATTTATAAGAGAAAGAAGGTTTTTTACGCTTTCAAAATGTTCATTGCAGGTTAAACAAAGGACCTCAATTGAACCCGGTGCATCATTTATTGCTTCTTGACATTCTTCTCTTTTACAATCTAGTATTCTTCTTGGATTTTTTAAAAGCCTTATTTTACAATCATCACAAATCTTCTTGTCTTTAAAATATTTAAAGAGAATTTCTTTATATCCTGGCTGGCAATCCTTACATCCAATGCTGTTTATCTTAATTTCAAAATCTTGTATTCCTATTTCTTCCAAAACATCCCTTGCCATTCCTATTGTTTCTGCATCACACCCTGGATTACTATCGCCAATCGCCTCTGTTCCTATCTGGTAAAATTGCCTCTCCCTTCCTTTTTGTGGCCTTTCATAGCGAAACATAGGGCCTATGTAATAAAGCCTTGCTACTTTGCCTTTTAAAGAGAGGTTATGCTCCAAATATGCCCTTACAACACCTGCTGTATTCTCTGGCCTTAAGGTTAAAGACCTTCCCTTTTTATCAAGGAATGTGTACATCTGCTTTTCTACAATCTCTGTTGCTCCTCCAACGCCCCTTTCAAACAGGCTTGTCTCTTCAAAGATAGGGGTTCTAATCTCAGAATAGCCATAAAGCTCAAAGATAAAGCGGCTTATGTCTTCAATATATTGAAAAACAAAAGCCTCTTCAGGAAGAATATCTCTTGTTCCCTTCATATCTTAAATTTTATTGTAAAATCTTATTTCTGTCAATCTTTTATACTAAAATCAGTATAACACAAAACACTTGAAATCCAATTGATTTTTGGTATACTTTGGTATACTATAGTAGTACTTGTTGAAGGCAAATTTTTATTTTAAATGCAAAGAATAGCTTTTAAAAGGGCTGATTATACAATTGCCCTTATTTCCTTTTTTATTTCATATTTTATTTATCTTCTAACCCTTCCTTCTTCGGTTTGGTTTGGAGATTCTGGTGACTTTATTACATCTGCCTATGTCCTGGGAATTCCACACCCTTCTGGTTATCCCCTTTACACTATACTTGGACACCTATTTTCATATATTCCCATTTCAAATATTGGAATGAGGATTACCCTAATGTCTTCTATATTTGGAAGTCTAACATCAATGCTCCTTTATCTTTTACTCATAAAGCTCTCTGTCCAAAGGCTTATTTCTTTTTCTACAGCCCTTTGCTTTGCATTTTCCTATACCTTCTTTAGGGTCTCTATTTACGCAAAAACATATAGCCTTTATGGATTCTTTGTCATTCTCCTTTTATTCATCCTACTTCTATATCAGGAAAATATAAAGAAAAACTTTAAATATCTTGTTCTATTTTCATTTATTTTGGGTGTTTCTTTTACAAATCATAATCTAATGGCAACAATTATTCCAGGCGTTATTCTCTTTCTCTTTATAATAAACAAACCTATCTTTAGAATAAATAGAATTTCTTATCTTTTCCTCTTTTTTCTCCTTGGACTTTCTGTTTTTCTTTACCTTCCAATAAGGGCATTCCAAAACCCTCCTATTGACTGGGCAAACCCAACCACCCTGAAAAGGTTCATTGATTGTCTCACGGTAAAATTTGCTCAAAAACGGATGCTTAACATAACATTATTAAAGTTTTTCATTACATTTGGAAACCACATTATTTTAATTTTAAAGCAATTTTTAATCTTCTGTGTTATCTTAATATTTGGCTTTTATCCTCTTAAAAGAAAAAATTACTCATTCTTCATCCTGATTTTAACCATTATCCTTGTAAACACCCTTTTTTCATTGATTATCTATCCAATTGAAAAGGGGCTGGTTGATTTTGAGGCATACCATATTCCATCCTTTCTCTCCCTTGCAATTCTTTTAGGAATTGGGCTAAATTTTATAATTGAAAAAAAGAAAGCTCTAAAATTTACAATTATTTTTATTCCTTTAACAATTTGCTTTAAATATTATTATGTATCTGATAAAAGCAAATTCTATTTTGCATACGATTATGCAAGGAATATATTAAGAGACCTTCCCAAAAATACAATTCTTTTTACATATACAGACCATGAATTTATGACCCTTTGGTATTTAAAACACATTGAAAAAAGGAGGGAGGATATTGTTCAGCTTAATCTCTATGACCTAACAACAGATTGGGTTATTAAGAGGGTTTTAAAGGAGCATAAAGATATAAGATTTACAGGCGATTTTAATGCCCATTATCTATTCAAACTTGAAAACCTTGCAAAAAACAATATTGATAGATTTAATATCTTTTATACATTTAATGAGGATATTTATAACCCAGGATACAAGGTAGCATATTCCTCCTCCCTTTCCAATTATGGGATATTATTTAAGATAGAAAAAGATGGTATCCCAAAAATCTATGATGTTTCTTATCTAATAAGGGATGCAGGGGTTTATAGGGATACTTTTACAAAGGGTGTTTTGAAGATATACGGCTATGGTTACGCAATGATGGGTTCAAAATATGTCTATAGAGAACCAAAAAAGGCAATCTTCCTTTTTGAGAGCGCAATAAAATTTGACCCAGAAAATGAAATGTATAAAAAGGGTCTTGAGATTGCAAATCAAAATTCCAAACTTTAGAACTTCTGAACTTCTAATCTTAAGAACTTCTTACCAGGTATAGGCTTGGCTTTTTTTCTTATTTATAAAGCTAAACATATTCAAAATCAAAATTCTTGGCAAAATTAAAGCTGATTTGTTATGCTTTTATATTGAAAAATGGTAACGCACAATATTAAAGTTTAGAAATCCTTAAAAAGAGATGCAATCTAGGAAACCATCTTACGCCAAACAATTAAAGGCGGTTTCTAAGGTAAGTGAGGCGATTGTCTCTAACCTTTATTTAGAGGATATCCTTCGGCTCATCACTACTGTTACTGTAGAAGTAATGGGTTCTAAAATATGCTCTATAATGCTTGTGGATGAAGAAAAACAGGAATTGGTTATAAGGGCAACCCATTCTATTAGCAAAGAATTTTACGAGGCGTATAATCAAAAACCAAATCTAAAGATAGGAGAAGGAATTGCTGGAAAGGTAGTTAAAGAAAATAGGGCTATAACGGTGCTTGATGTAACTTGTGAAAAAGATTATAAATATAAGGAGATGGCTAAAAAAGAAGGGTTGATCTCTTTACTCTGCGTTCCTTTGTGTGTTAAGGGAAAGGTAATTGGAGCTTTGACCAGCTATACCTCTGTT
This window of the bacterium genome carries:
- a CDS encoding FecR family protein, with protein sequence MKKIIFFSLLFTSLIFCEDFTLSFFVGDILVKPKDKTEWTKASLNMVIKEGDQIRTSEDAKCEIKREDDVIKIDSNVTFVVKALSEKKDVFSVFFGKVWFRIKRLKEKETSVETPTTVMGLRGTIFSIDVLGKKTITDLFEGELDILAEGKRFILKPGERFLHDVDRPIEKRIEKKPLSPDEMKGFKDIFKLPEELPKAALPQVAPQVAPQVAIPQIAVPQAEIEKPKENLFSQFSAPEEIEDLKVEIRGIRNELRQERLSVLTVKENDFSAGRTMRDKWENLVRVEQHLYRPTNSSIRFVNINKRDTTNNATEFNYGMIDAKFNKDLPDDIRKWPEWIKGMVDEDTIADLHPEIVEFILSNGKPFEANADRMKWVSIWDPSKDELKEPTFEIDKGDGIFGNYTPYNNDWKSIKEEDGESKNEFWSEETFNIYDPGNTQVKGQLTFGSYLINNDGKVLNEDDFKNTNCFDALETTALEMRFDSSLLNNPIDIIFTADIIVAGIKELMGSVIGAIE
- a CDS encoding DUF721 domain-containing protein; this translates as MRRTKKIEKIDVVLDRVLKAAGLEDAFLEQRVISILPEIFDKRIMAHIKSYHIEDRILFIKLDSPVWARELLFLKKEMMDKINNHLTKKYIKNIMFKG
- the hisS gene encoding histidine--tRNA ligase, with the translated sequence MKGTRDILPEEAFVFQYIEDISRFIFELYGYSEIRTPIFEETSLFERGVGGATEIVEKQMYTFLDKKGRSLTLRPENTAGVVRAYLEHNLSLKGKVARLYYIGPMFRYERPQKGRERQFYQIGTEAIGDSNPGCDAETIGMARDVLEEIGIQDFEIKINSIGCKDCQPGYKEILFKYFKDKKICDDCKIRLLKNPRRILDCKREECQEAINDAPGSIEVLCLTCNEHFESVKNLLSLINVGYKIEPRLVRGLDYYTRTVFEIINPCLGSQNGICGGGRYDNLIEELGGRPTPAIGCSFGVERLMLSLKEKPIITSKYDIYIAYLPNYFNEAFSLGNTLRKEGFSLFMDYNPKALKTQFKEASKNASYTIIVGDEIKEGGVGIKDMEKNLQFEVSCDKIADWISEYEKNKENRKN
- a CDS encoding DUF2723 domain-containing protein; its protein translation is MQRIAFKRADYTIALISFFISYFIYLLTLPSSVWFGDSGDFITSAYVLGIPHPSGYPLYTILGHLFSYIPISNIGMRITLMSSIFGSLTSMLLYLLLIKLSVQRLISFSTALCFAFSYTFFRVSIYAKTYSLYGFFVILLLFILLLYQENIKKNFKYLVLFSFILGVSFTNHNLMATIIPGVILFLFIINKPIFRINRISYLFLFFLLGLSVFLYLPIRAFQNPPIDWANPTTLKRFIDCLTVKFAQKRMLNITLLKFFITFGNHIILILKQFLIFCVILIFGFYPLKRKNYSFFILILTIILVNTLFSLIIYPIEKGLVDFEAYHIPSFLSLAILLGIGLNFIIEKKKALKFTIIFIPLTICFKYYYVSDKSKFYFAYDYARNILRDLPKNTILFTYTDHEFMTLWYLKHIEKRREDIVQLNLYDLTTDWVIKRVLKEHKDIRFTGDFNAHYLFKLENLAKNNIDRFNIFYTFNEDIYNPGYKVAYSSSLSNYGILFKIEKDGIPKIYDVSYLIRDAGVYRDTFTKGVLKIYGYGYAMMGSKYVYREPKKAIFLFESAIKFDPENEMYKKGLEIANQNSKL
- a CDS encoding GAF and ANTAR domain-containing protein, with the translated sequence MQSRKPSYAKQLKAVSKVSEAIVSNLYLEDILRLITTVTVEVMGSKICSIMLVDEEKQELVIRATHSISKEFYEAYNQKPNLKIGEGIAGKVVKENRAITVLDVTCEKDYKYKEMAKKEGLISLLCVPLCVKGKVIGALTSYTSVPHKFTKSEIDTLTTVANQAAIAIENANLMVKTKLIQEELETRKLVEKAKGILMKERRLSEEEAYKRIQHQSMNMRKSMREIAEAIILTKEIEK